The proteins below come from a single Azospirillum sp. B510 genomic window:
- a CDS encoding E22 family MetX-like putative esterase — translation MPGVVRGSIWSGRLGGLAMAACLLGSLPALALDGIVEKKLFEMPSYTTTGGGTIKNVRIGWESYGKLNEAKDNAILITHFFSGSSHAAGKYKADDAAPGYWDSIIGPGKPLDTDKYFILSSDTLVNLSPKDPNVITTGPASINPDTGKPYGMSFPIVTIQDFVNVQKALVDSLGIKTLQAVMGGSMGSLQAFEWGADHPEMVKRVIAAIGGPEADPFLIGWLNLWAAPIKLDPNWNNGDYYGKAEPKAGLTEALKLVTLQARHWKWADAAFGRKWAEEGKDPKASMANQYAIEAWLDKAAAGRAAVSDANHFLYLVKANQTFVTGNGASLEDGLAKIKAPVLLIPSADDLVFPPDRNMRPLKDRLEKQGNPVDYTESITSTLGHLDGVANIAKAGDTIAQFLAK, via the coding sequence ATGCCTGGGGTTGTCCGCGGTTCCATCTGGTCCGGTCGCCTCGGCGGCCTCGCCATGGCCGCCTGTCTGCTCGGCTCCCTGCCGGCGCTGGCGCTCGACGGCATCGTCGAGAAGAAGCTGTTCGAGATGCCGTCCTACACCACCACCGGCGGCGGGACGATCAAGAATGTCCGTATCGGCTGGGAAAGCTACGGCAAGCTGAACGAGGCCAAGGACAACGCCATCCTCATCACCCATTTCTTCAGTGGCAGCAGCCATGCCGCCGGGAAATACAAGGCCGATGACGCCGCCCCCGGCTATTGGGACAGCATCATCGGTCCCGGCAAGCCGCTGGACACCGACAAATACTTCATCCTCAGCTCCGACACGCTGGTGAACCTGTCGCCGAAGGATCCCAACGTCATCACCACCGGCCCGGCCAGCATCAACCCGGACACCGGCAAGCCCTATGGCATGAGCTTCCCCATCGTCACCATCCAGGACTTCGTCAATGTCCAGAAGGCACTGGTCGACAGCCTGGGCATCAAGACGCTGCAAGCGGTGATGGGCGGCTCGATGGGCTCGCTCCAGGCCTTCGAATGGGGGGCCGACCATCCGGAAATGGTGAAGCGCGTCATCGCCGCCATCGGCGGGCCGGAGGCCGACCCCTTCCTGATCGGCTGGCTGAATCTGTGGGCGGCGCCGATCAAGCTCGATCCCAACTGGAACAACGGCGATTATTACGGCAAGGCGGAGCCGAAAGCCGGCCTGACCGAGGCGCTGAAGCTGGTCACCCTGCAAGCCCGCCATTGGAAATGGGCCGACGCCGCCTTCGGCCGGAAATGGGCGGAGGAAGGCAAGGATCCGAAGGCTTCGATGGCGAACCAGTACGCCATCGAAGCCTGGCTGGACAAGGCGGCCGCCGGCCGCGCCGCGGTCAGCGACGCCAACCATTTCCTCTATCTGGTGAAGGCCAACCAGACCTTCGTCACCGGCAACGGCGCCTCGCTGGAGGATGGGCTGGCGAAGATCAAGGCCCCGGTGCTGCTGATCCCGTCGGCCGACGACCTCGTCTTCCCGCCCGACCGCAACATGCGCCCGCTGAAGGACCGGCTGGAGAAGCAGGGCAATCCGGTGGATTACACCGAATCGATCACCTCGACCCTCGGCCATCTCGACGGCGTGGCGAACATCGCCAAGGCCGGCGACACCATCGCGCAGTTCCTGGCGAAGTGA
- a CDS encoding DHA2 family efflux MFS transporter permease subunit: protein MATPAQGMRPLTPRDIAGFFAMVVGMFMAILDIQIVSSSLSEIQAGLAASADEISWVQTSYLIAEVVMIPLSGILSRILSTRVLFTLAAAGFTLTSVACAFAGGIESMIVWRALQGFIGGAMIPTVFATSFMIFPPEKRAGVSVMMGLVATMAPTIGPTLGGYLTQHMSWHWLFLANVVPGILVTSLVWFLVDVDRPNPELRKGFDFLGLTLMAAFLGSLEYVVEEGPRNDWFDDEAIFALAVVAAVSAVGFFWRVLSYRNPIVELRAFADRNFAIGSLYSFILGIGLYGSVYLQPLFLARVRGFNSLQIGEIMFVTGAFQFMSAPIAGALSKRMDLRVMLALGLILFGTGVWLNSHFTADTGFWELFLPQAVRGMSLMLCFIPINSVALGTLPPDKLKNASGLYNLMRNLGGAIGLAAINTVLTDRNALHLNRLGDNLNLARPEVQDMVDGLSQRFDGLVADPTAAAMARLVGLVQREALILTFNDAMLLMAAVFFGALLFMPLVRRPGGPVKADH, encoded by the coding sequence ATGGCGACACCGGCCCAGGGCATGCGCCCGCTCACGCCCCGCGACATCGCCGGCTTCTTCGCGATGGTCGTCGGCATGTTCATGGCGATCCTCGACATCCAGATCGTCTCCAGTTCCCTGTCGGAAATCCAGGCGGGCCTGGCGGCCAGCGCCGACGAGATCTCGTGGGTGCAGACCTCCTACCTGATCGCGGAGGTCGTGATGATCCCGCTGTCGGGCATCCTGTCGCGGATCCTGTCGACCCGCGTTCTGTTCACCCTGGCCGCCGCCGGTTTCACCCTGACCAGCGTCGCCTGCGCCTTCGCCGGCGGCATCGAATCGATGATCGTCTGGCGGGCGCTCCAGGGCTTCATCGGCGGCGCCATGATCCCGACGGTCTTCGCCACCAGCTTCATGATCTTCCCGCCGGAGAAGCGGGCCGGGGTGTCGGTGATGATGGGGCTGGTCGCCACCATGGCGCCGACCATCGGTCCGACGCTGGGCGGCTATCTGACCCAGCACATGTCCTGGCACTGGTTGTTCCTGGCCAATGTCGTCCCCGGCATCCTGGTGACCTCGCTGGTCTGGTTCCTGGTCGATGTCGACCGGCCGAATCCGGAGCTGCGCAAGGGCTTCGATTTCCTGGGGCTGACGCTGATGGCCGCCTTCCTGGGCAGCCTGGAATATGTGGTGGAGGAGGGGCCGCGCAACGATTGGTTCGACGACGAGGCGATCTTCGCGCTGGCCGTGGTGGCGGCGGTTTCCGCCGTCGGCTTCTTCTGGCGGGTGCTGTCCTACCGCAACCCGATCGTCGAGCTGCGCGCCTTCGCCGACCGCAACTTCGCCATCGGGTCGCTCTACAGTTTCATCCTCGGCATCGGGCTTTACGGGTCGGTCTATCTGCAACCGCTGTTCCTCGCCCGCGTGCGCGGCTTCAACAGCCTACAGATCGGCGAGATCATGTTCGTGACCGGCGCCTTCCAGTTCATGTCGGCCCCCATCGCCGGTGCGTTATCCAAGCGGATGGATCTGCGCGTCATGCTGGCGCTCGGGCTGATCCTGTTCGGGACCGGCGTCTGGTTGAACAGCCACTTCACCGCCGACACCGGCTTCTGGGAGCTGTTCCTGCCGCAGGCGGTGCGCGGCATGTCGCTGATGCTGTGCTTCATCCCGATCAACAGCGTGGCGCTCGGCACCCTGCCGCCCGACAAGCTGAAGAACGCGTCCGGCCTCTACAACCTGATGCGCAACCTGGGCGGCGCCATCGGTCTGGCCGCGATCAACACGGTGCTGACCGACCGCAACGCCCTGCATCTGAACCGGCTCGGCGACAATCTGAACCTCGCCCGGCCGGAGGTTCAGGACATGGTCGATGGCCTGAGCCAGCGTTTCGACGGTCTGGTCGCCGATCCGACCGCCGCGGCGATGGCCCGGCTGGTCGGGCTGGTCCAGCGCGAGGCGCTGATCCTGACCTTCAACGACGCCATGCTGCTGATGGCCGCGGTGTTTTTCGGCGCGCTGCTGTTCATGCCGCTGGTGCGCCGGCCGGGTGGCCCGGTGAAGGCGGACCATTGA
- the rodA gene encoding rod shape-determining protein RodA, translated as MVLSHLGSGGLEPQRSQLTLGAKFRLINWGLVLLICTITGVGVGLLYSAAGGHWKPWAQPQLVRAIPGLVLMLGIALIDIRHLMKSAYVIFFMVLCLLIAVEMMGRIGMGAQRWIDLGFFQLQPSELMKPALTLALARYFHGVTLDQIGRPLLLIPPLLLVFTPVAFVLLQPNLGTSLLLIMGSGAIFFAAGVRVWKFLLVIGGGLSAIPIAWEFLHDYQKQRVYTFLDPETDPLGAGYNILQSKIALGSGGLFGKGFMSGSQSQLMFLPEKHTDFIFVVLAEEFGMVGAATLLALYVLLFIYGWVIALNSRSQFGRLVAVGMTAQFFLYVFVNVAMVMGLIPVVGIPLPLVSYGGSAMMTLMIGVGLLLSMSVHRDVRIPKSGVTDV; from the coding sequence GTGGTTCTTTCCCATCTCGGCTCCGGCGGCCTGGAGCCGCAACGCTCGCAGCTCACGCTCGGCGCCAAATTCAGGCTCATCAACTGGGGATTGGTCCTGCTGATCTGCACGATCACCGGGGTCGGCGTCGGGCTTCTCTATTCGGCCGCCGGGGGCCACTGGAAGCCCTGGGCCCAGCCGCAGCTGGTGCGCGCCATTCCCGGCCTGGTCCTGATGCTCGGCATCGCGCTGATCGACATCCGCCACCTGATGAAGTCGGCCTATGTCATCTTCTTCATGGTGCTCTGCCTGCTGATCGCGGTGGAGATGATGGGCCGCATCGGCATGGGCGCCCAGCGCTGGATCGATCTCGGCTTCTTCCAGCTGCAACCGTCGGAGCTGATGAAACCGGCGCTGACGCTGGCGCTCGCCCGCTATTTCCACGGGGTGACGCTGGATCAGATCGGCCGGCCGCTTCTGCTGATCCCGCCGCTTCTGCTGGTCTTCACGCCCGTCGCCTTCGTGCTGCTGCAACCGAATCTCGGCACCTCGCTGCTGCTGATCATGGGCAGCGGCGCCATCTTCTTCGCCGCCGGGGTGCGGGTGTGGAAATTCCTGCTGGTGATCGGCGGCGGGCTCAGCGCCATTCCCATCGCCTGGGAATTCCTGCACGACTACCAGAAGCAGCGCGTCTACACCTTCCTCGACCCGGAGACCGATCCGCTCGGCGCCGGCTACAACATCCTGCAATCGAAGATCGCGCTGGGGTCCGGCGGACTGTTCGGCAAGGGCTTCATGTCCGGCTCGCAGAGCCAGCTGATGTTCCTGCCGGAAAAGCACACCGACTTCATCTTCGTCGTCCTGGCCGAGGAGTTCGGCATGGTCGGCGCCGCCACCCTGCTGGCGCTCTATGTGCTGCTGTTCATCTATGGCTGGGTGATCGCGCTGAACAGCCGCAGCCAGTTCGGCCGGCTGGTCGCGGTCGGCATGACCGCGCAGTTCTTCCTCTATGTCTTCGTCAATGTGGCGATGGTGATGGGGCTGATCCCGGTCGTCGGCATCCCGCTGCCGCTGGTGTCCTATGGCGGGTCGGCGATGATGACGCTGATGATCGGTGTCGGCCTGCTGCTCAGCATGTCGGTCCATCGCGACGTCCGCATCCCCAAGAGCGGCGTCACCGACGTCTGA
- a CDS encoding ABC transporter ATP-binding protein, with amino-acid sequence MTALLEIERLSKRFRGLKAVSEVGFSVPEGCILALIGPNGAGKTTTFNLIAGVFPPDEGRVTLKGRNLTGLKPNLVCAAGIGRTFQIVKPFGQLTVEDNVVVGALARERSVEAARIQARVVLERLELADQANRPARSLTLPDRKRLEVARALATRPTLLLLDEVLAGLRPTEVDRMVEVLRDLNRREGLTILMIEHVMRAVMALSDRVVVLDHGEKIADGVPAEVVADPRVVESYLGAEALE; translated from the coding sequence ATGACCGCCTTGCTTGAGATCGAGCGCCTGTCGAAGCGGTTCCGCGGACTGAAGGCGGTGTCGGAGGTCGGTTTCTCGGTCCCCGAGGGGTGCATTCTCGCCCTGATCGGCCCGAACGGCGCCGGCAAGACCACCACCTTCAACCTGATCGCCGGGGTTTTCCCGCCCGACGAGGGGCGGGTGACGCTGAAGGGCCGCAACCTGACCGGGCTGAAGCCCAATCTGGTCTGTGCCGCCGGGATCGGCCGCACCTTCCAGATCGTCAAGCCCTTCGGCCAGCTGACGGTGGAGGACAATGTCGTCGTCGGCGCGCTGGCCCGCGAGCGTTCGGTGGAGGCGGCGCGGATCCAGGCCCGCGTCGTGCTGGAGCGGCTGGAGCTCGCCGATCAGGCCAACCGCCCGGCCCGTAGCCTGACCTTGCCCGACCGCAAGCGGCTGGAGGTCGCCCGCGCGCTGGCCACCCGTCCAACCCTGCTGCTGCTGGACGAGGTGCTGGCGGGACTCCGCCCCACCGAGGTCGACCGCATGGTCGAGGTCCTGCGCGACCTGAACCGGCGCGAGGGGCTGACGATCCTGATGATCGAGCATGTGATGCGCGCGGTGATGGCGCTCTCCGACCGTGTCGTCGTGCTGGATCATGGCGAGAAGATCGCCGACGGCGTCCCGGCGGAGGTCGTCGCCGACCCCCGCGTCGTCGAATCCTACCTGGGCGCCGAAGCGCTGGAGTGA
- a CDS encoding GGDEF domain-containing protein has translation MDFEATFIAQVITAVGFTVGLCIVVASGRYPRHIRYSLRAYSCGKILVGTAFLIAALRAGDWPELLIPLANGVGIAGLAMNYSSVRHLQNRPIWCFTPMAAGVAVGLLTLLLLLAGGGLTSVRTLVSLAAVGVMAVIAFEVVVRFEGRGVPHYVTGLLCVVLSIVYLARMVVGITRGDEATGYLMIDDRMERIAFLLTLLGTVIGAINYVLMASDEFNRELSKLAHTDGLTGSLNRRRLFELGEVEFRRSRRHGRALTVLTLDIDRFKSINDRAGHPFGDRVIQAVADCCAGQIRHEDVMGRIGGEEFAILLPGIGEEAGRLLAERLRATIERQLAPLGTEGGVTVTCSIGGVSLTREHGEFSDLIAQSDCALYDAKNAGRNQVRFFAPALVEAVAV, from the coding sequence ATGGATTTCGAGGCGACCTTCATCGCGCAGGTCATTACCGCTGTCGGATTCACCGTCGGTCTGTGCATTGTGGTGGCCTCGGGCCGCTATCCCCGTCATATCCGCTATTCTCTACGGGCCTATTCCTGCGGGAAAATCCTGGTCGGCACCGCCTTCCTCATAGCGGCCCTGCGCGCGGGTGATTGGCCCGAGTTGCTGATCCCGCTTGCGAACGGGGTGGGGATCGCCGGATTGGCCATGAACTACTCCAGCGTGCGCCATCTTCAGAACAGACCGATCTGGTGCTTCACGCCGATGGCGGCGGGTGTCGCCGTCGGTCTGCTGACTCTGCTGCTGCTGCTCGCCGGTGGCGGCCTCACCTCCGTCCGCACACTGGTCAGCCTGGCGGCCGTCGGGGTGATGGCGGTGATCGCCTTCGAAGTGGTGGTGCGTTTCGAGGGGCGCGGTGTTCCCCATTATGTCACCGGACTGCTTTGCGTCGTCCTTTCCATCGTCTATCTGGCCCGCATGGTCGTCGGGATCACGCGGGGCGATGAAGCGACCGGTTATTTGATGATCGATGACCGGATGGAGCGGATCGCCTTCCTGCTGACACTGCTGGGCACCGTCATCGGCGCGATCAACTACGTCCTGATGGCGAGCGACGAGTTCAACCGCGAACTGTCCAAGCTCGCCCATACCGACGGCCTGACCGGTTCCCTCAACCGCCGCCGGCTGTTCGAACTGGGAGAGGTCGAATTCCGTCGGTCCCGTCGGCATGGCCGGGCTCTCACCGTGCTGACTCTCGACATCGACCGTTTCAAGTCGATCAACGACCGTGCCGGCCATCCCTTCGGCGACCGGGTGATCCAGGCGGTGGCCGACTGCTGCGCCGGACAGATCCGGCACGAGGATGTCATGGGCCGGATCGGCGGAGAGGAATTCGCGATCCTGCTGCCGGGGATCGGGGAGGAGGCCGGACGGCTGCTGGCCGAACGGCTGCGCGCGACCATCGAACGGCAGTTGGCCCCGCTCGGCACGGAAGGCGGCGTGACGGTGACCTGTAGCATCGGCGGCGTCAGCCTGACACGGGAGCATGGCGAATTCTCCGACCTGATCGCCCAATCCGACTGCGCGCTCTACGATGCCAAGAACGCGGGGCGCAATCAGGTCCGGTTCTTCGCTCCCGCGCTCGTCGAGGCGGTTGCCGTCTGA
- a CDS encoding HlyD family secretion protein, translating into MANGVRKIVLSGVALAVLAGGAIAGEQWWTEGRFLESTDNAYVQSDITVVSPKISAYVRDVKVAENQLVRAGDVLAILDDQDFRAKLAETEAAVTAQKAALGTLDSKLELQRTMIDQAAATLASAEAEQRRAQQEYDRSRSLASDSWTSRQKLETADADLRKAVAQVLKSRAALASENEQINVLRATRTETEAHLAQSQATLQTARNDLDNTIIHAPVDGVVGNRGVQVGQYARPGVQLLSLVPLPDVYVVANFKETQLSRMRPGQHVSISVDAFPDRRLDGMVASFAPASGSKFSLLPPENATGNFTKIVQRVPVRIALPRDNALSGLLRPGLSVVAEVDTRGADDKPHMAGGVFGALTDKQAVAAK; encoded by the coding sequence ATGGCGAATGGCGTGCGGAAGATCGTGCTGTCGGGCGTTGCGCTGGCCGTTCTGGCGGGTGGCGCCATCGCCGGTGAGCAATGGTGGACGGAGGGCCGGTTCCTGGAATCGACCGACAACGCCTATGTTCAAAGCGACATCACCGTCGTCAGCCCGAAGATCTCCGCCTATGTCCGCGACGTGAAGGTCGCGGAAAACCAGCTGGTGCGGGCGGGCGACGTGCTGGCGATCCTGGACGATCAGGATTTCCGCGCCAAGCTGGCGGAGACCGAGGCCGCGGTGACCGCGCAGAAGGCGGCGCTGGGCACGCTGGACAGCAAGCTGGAGCTTCAGCGCACGATGATCGACCAGGCGGCGGCCACCCTGGCGAGCGCCGAGGCCGAACAGCGTCGGGCGCAGCAGGAATATGACCGCAGCCGGTCGCTGGCCAGTGACAGCTGGACCAGCCGCCAGAAGCTGGAAACCGCCGACGCCGACCTGCGCAAGGCGGTGGCCCAGGTGCTGAAGTCGCGGGCGGCGCTGGCGTCGGAGAACGAGCAGATCAACGTCCTGCGCGCCACCCGGACCGAGACGGAGGCCCATCTGGCCCAGTCCCAGGCGACCTTGCAGACCGCGCGCAACGATCTGGACAACACGATCATCCATGCGCCGGTCGACGGCGTGGTCGGCAACCGCGGCGTCCAGGTCGGGCAATATGCCCGTCCGGGCGTGCAATTGCTGTCGCTGGTGCCGCTGCCGGATGTCTATGTGGTCGCCAATTTCAAGGAGACCCAGCTGTCGCGCATGCGCCCCGGCCAGCATGTCAGCATCTCGGTCGACGCCTTCCCCGACCGTCGCCTCGACGGCATGGTCGCAAGCTTCGCGCCGGCGTCGGGGTCCAAATTCTCGCTGTTGCCACCGGAAAACGCGACCGGCAACTTCACCAAGATCGTGCAGCGGGTGCCGGTCCGCATCGCCCTGCCACGCGACAACGCGCTGTCCGGCCTGCTGCGCCCCGGCCTGTCGGTGGTGGCCGAGGTCGACACCCGCGGCGCCGACGATAAGCCGCATATGGCCGGTGGCGTGTTCGGCGCCCTGACCGACAAGCAGGCGGTCGCCGCCAAGTAG
- a CDS encoding TetR/AcrR family transcriptional regulator yields the protein MTTLVAPTPEAGSKPAQIMDAAGALFLEHGYSAVSMDAIAKKANVSKATLYAHFGSKEELFRAMIACECANSVMISVWDEATKLPVADGLRLFGRTFVRFITSPKALGLYRMVLGEVHRLPELAQAFHESGPALTFQRAHQFMAQAAGNGELAITDFELATHQFFGLLKANMHMKLLLCLSERPSDADLERFVDAAVELFVKGYAPERR from the coding sequence ATGACCACGTTGGTTGCCCCCACCCCCGAAGCGGGATCGAAGCCGGCCCAGATCATGGACGCCGCCGGCGCCCTGTTCCTCGAGCATGGCTACAGCGCCGTCAGTATGGACGCGATCGCCAAGAAGGCGAATGTTTCCAAGGCGACGCTGTACGCCCATTTCGGCAGCAAGGAGGAACTGTTCCGGGCGATGATCGCCTGCGAGTGCGCCAATTCGGTCATGATAAGCGTGTGGGACGAGGCGACGAAACTGCCGGTGGCCGATGGGCTGCGCCTGTTCGGCCGGACCTTCGTCCGCTTCATCACATCGCCGAAGGCGCTAGGGCTCTACCGCATGGTGCTGGGTGAGGTGCATCGCCTGCCCGAGCTGGCGCAGGCCTTCCATGAGAGCGGTCCGGCCCTGACCTTCCAGCGCGCCCATCAGTTCATGGCTCAGGCGGCAGGCAATGGCGAACTGGCGATCACCGATTTCGAACTCGCCACCCATCAGTTCTTCGGCCTTTTGAAGGCCAACATGCACATGAAGCTGTTGCTGTGCCTGAGCGAGCGGCCGAGCGACGCTGATCTGGAACGATTCGTCGACGCCGCCGTAGAGCTGTTCGTCAAAGGCTATGCGCCGGAGCGACGGTGA
- a CDS encoding family 16 glycosylhydrolase: MPKDATKQGGRLRLLTGAGLAALLAGALAAGGRPALADALFSHIGGSFSESSGAFDSSRWQRSDGWKAGAHMGCGWNRANVTFGKGRLALMVDDTPAGGDRYSCGEYSTHRFYGHGAYTVSLKAVKADGVMTTVSHYTGPPFGDPWDEITLGIAGKDTTKLEISYVANGTGHRDMVIDLGFDAAKDFHSYGFDWKPDGIVWTVDGEPVHRVSGKPEELPRMPGRLMLRFWNAAGDTQWLHRFTYPDHPLTAEVTAVTFREARTNLSTNLGD, encoded by the coding sequence ATGCCGAAAGACGCCACGAAACAGGGCGGACGACTGAGGCTTCTCACTGGCGCGGGCCTTGCCGCGCTTCTGGCGGGCGCCTTGGCCGCCGGTGGCCGACCCGCCCTGGCCGATGCGCTGTTCAGCCATATCGGCGGCAGCTTCAGCGAAAGCTCGGGAGCCTTCGACAGCTCGCGCTGGCAGCGGTCGGACGGCTGGAAGGCGGGCGCGCATATGGGCTGCGGCTGGAACCGCGCCAATGTAACTTTCGGGAAAGGCCGCCTCGCCCTGATGGTGGACGACACGCCCGCCGGCGGCGACCGCTATTCCTGCGGCGAATATTCGACCCACCGCTTCTATGGCCATGGCGCCTATACGGTATCGCTGAAGGCGGTGAAGGCCGACGGGGTGATGACCACGGTCTCCCATTACACCGGACCGCCCTTCGGTGATCCATGGGACGAGATCACGCTGGGGATCGCCGGCAAGGACACCACCAAGCTGGAGATCAGCTACGTCGCCAACGGCACCGGCCATCGCGACATGGTGATCGATCTCGGCTTCGACGCCGCCAAGGATTTCCACAGCTATGGCTTCGACTGGAAGCCGGACGGCATCGTCTGGACCGTCGACGGCGAACCGGTGCATCGCGTGTCCGGCAAACCGGAGGAGCTGCCGCGCATGCCGGGCCGGCTGATGCTGCGCTTCTGGAACGCCGCCGGCGACACCCAGTGGCTGCACCGCTTCACCTACCCCGACCATCCCCTGACGGCCGAGGTCACCGCCGTCACCTTCCGCGAGGCCCGGACCAATCTCAGCACCAATCTGGGTGATTAA
- a CDS encoding branched-chain amino acid ABC transporter permease, whose amino-acid sequence MSGLSALSSSGVTGRGLALLALAALGLAVAPFVADRYLLSVLTTVLWFAYVGQAWNVMMGFSGLLSLGHALYVGLGAYVSAALFVHFGIGPWAGMLLAMLVAVAAGCVIGFLGFRFGVKGVHFALLTIAFAEVARIGFDHITWVGGSGGFFLPVEAGASDPLNLRGSPVLFYYVALALVVGALLLSRALLHSRLGYQWLAVREEPDAAEASGVDLFRARMAAVAVSSALTALGGVFQAFYFNNLFPEQVFSMGRSIEIILPAIVGGIGTLVGPILGAFILTPLGEALTFLIEAGGLDLPGLKQLFYGAALVAIVVFRPEGVWPWLARRLRLVRQPGEGA is encoded by the coding sequence ATGAGCGGGCTCTCGGCATTGTCGTCCTCGGGCGTGACCGGGCGCGGGCTGGCGCTGCTGGCGCTGGCGGCGCTGGGTCTGGCGGTGGCGCCCTTCGTCGCCGACCGTTATCTGCTGTCGGTGCTGACCACCGTGCTGTGGTTCGCCTATGTCGGGCAGGCCTGGAACGTGATGATGGGCTTTTCCGGCCTGCTGTCGCTGGGCCATGCGCTGTATGTCGGGCTGGGCGCCTATGTCAGCGCCGCCCTGTTCGTCCATTTCGGCATCGGTCCCTGGGCCGGCATGCTTCTGGCGATGCTGGTCGCGGTGGCGGCCGGCTGCGTCATCGGTTTCCTCGGCTTCCGCTTCGGGGTGAAGGGCGTGCATTTCGCCCTGCTGACCATCGCCTTCGCCGAGGTGGCGCGCATCGGCTTCGACCACATCACCTGGGTCGGCGGCTCCGGCGGCTTCTTCCTGCCGGTGGAGGCGGGGGCGAGCGATCCGCTGAACCTGCGCGGCTCGCCGGTGCTGTTCTATTACGTGGCGCTGGCGCTGGTCGTCGGGGCGCTTTTGCTGTCGCGCGCCCTGCTGCACAGCCGCCTTGGCTATCAATGGCTGGCGGTTCGCGAGGAGCCGGATGCGGCGGAGGCGTCGGGCGTCGACCTGTTCCGCGCCCGGATGGCGGCGGTGGCGGTGTCGTCGGCCCTGACGGCGCTGGGCGGAGTGTTCCAGGCCTTCTACTTCAACAATTTGTTCCCGGAGCAGGTCTTCTCCATGGGCCGCTCCATCGAGATCATCCTGCCGGCCATCGTCGGCGGCATCGGCACCCTGGTCGGCCCGATCCTCGGGGCCTTCATCCTGACCCCGCTGGGCGAGGCGCTGACCTTCCTGATCGAGGCCGGCGGGCTGGACCTGCCCGGCCTGAAACAGCTGTTCTATGGCGCGGCGCTGGTGGCGATCGTGGTGTTCCGGCCAGAGGGGGTGTGGCCCTGGCTGGCCCGCCGCCTGCGTCTTGTCCGTCAGCCGGGGGAGGGCGCCTGA